From Camelus dromedarius isolate mCamDro1 chromosome 2, mCamDro1.pat, whole genome shotgun sequence, one genomic window encodes:
- the ETS2 gene encoding protein C-ets-2 isoform X1: MNDFGIKNMDQVAPVSSSYRGTLKRQPAFDTFDGSLLAVFPSLNEEQTLQEVPTGLDSISHDSTNCELPLLTPCSKAVMSQALKATFSGFKKEQRRLGIPKNPWLWTEQQVCQWLLWATNEFSLVNVNLQRFGMTGQVLCNLGKERFLELAPDFVGDILWEHLEQMIKENQEKTEDQYEENSHLNSVPHWINSNSLGFGVEQAPYGMQTQNYPKGSLLDGLCPAASAPSTLGPEQDFQMFPKARLNTVSVNYCSVSRDFPGGNLNLLSSSSGKPGDHESPENGAGADSFESSESLLQSWNSQSSLLDVQRVPSFESFEDDCSQSLCLNKPTMSFKDYIQERSDPAEQGKPVIPAAVLAGFTGSGPIQLWQFLLELLSDKSCQSFISWTGDGWEFKLADPDEVARRWGKRKNKPKMNYEKLSRGLRYYYDKNIIHKTSGKRYVYRFVCDLQNLLGFTPEELHAILGVQPDTED; encoded by the exons atgaatGATTTTGGAATCAAGAACATGGACCAGGTGGCCCCCGTGTCCAGCAGCTACAGAGGGACACTCAAG CGCCAGCCCGCCTTTGACACCTTCGACGGGTCCCTGCTTGCCGTTTTCCCCTCGTTAAATGAGGAGCAAACACTCCAAGAAGTGCCAACAGGCTTGGATTCAATTTctcatg ACTCGACCAACTGTGAGTTGCCTCTGTTGACCCCGTGCAGCAAGGCTGTGATGAGTCAAGCCTTAAAAGCTACCTTCAGTGGCTTCAAAAAGGAGCAGCGCCGCCTCGGCATCCCAAAGA ATCCCTGGCTGTGGACTGAGCAGCAGGTGTGCCAGTGGCTTCTCTGGGCCACCAACGAATTCAGTCTGGTGAACGTCAACCTGCAGAGGTTCGGCATGACCGGCCAGGTGTTGTGTAACCTTGGCAAGGAGCGCTTTCTGGAGCTGGCACCCGACTTTGTGGGCGACATCCTCTGGGAACACCTGGAGCAGATGATCAAAG aaaaccaggaaaagacagaAGATCAGTATGAAGAAAATTCACACCTCAACTCAGTTCCTCATTGGATTAATAGCAATTCGTTAG GTTTCGGCGTGGAGCAGGCGCCCTATGGAATGCAGACGCAGAACTACCCCAAAGGCAGCCTCCTGGACGGCCTGTGTCCGGCAGCCTCCGCGCCCAGCACGCTTGGTCCTGAGCAGGACTTTCAGATGTTCCCCAAGGCTCGTCTCAACACCGTCAGCGTCAACTACTGCTCCGTCAGCCGGGACTTCCCGGGCGGCAACTTGAATCTGCTCTCCAGCAGTTCTG GCAAGCCCGGAGACCACGAGTCCCCTGAGAACGGCGCTGGCGCCGACAGCTTCGAGAGCTCGGAGTCGCTGCTGCAGTCCTGGAACAGCCAGTCGTCCCTGCTGGACGTACAGCGGGTGCCCTCCTTCGAGAGCTTCGAGGACGACTGCAGCCAGTCCCTCTGCCTCAACAAGCCGACCATGTCCTTCAAGGACTACATCCAGGAGAGGAGCGACCCGGCCGAGCAAGGCAAACCAGTCATACCAGCGGCCGTGCTGGCCGGCTTCACAG GAAGTGGACCTATCCAGTTGTGGCAGTTTCTCCTGGAATTGCTCTCCGACAAATCCTGCCAGTCCTTCATCAGCTGGACCGGGGACGGGTGGGAGTTTAAGCTGGCGGACCCCGACGAG GTGGCCCGCCggtggggaaagaggaaaaacaagccCAAGATGAACTACGAGAAGCTGAGCCGGGGTTTGCGCTATTACTACGACAAGAACATCATCCACAAGACGTCAGGGAAGCGCTACGTGTACCGCTTCGTGTGCGACCTGCAGAACTTGCTGGGCTTCACGCCCGAGGAGCTGCACGCCATCCTGGGCGTCCAGCCGGACACGGAGGACTGA
- the ETS2 gene encoding protein C-ets-2 isoform X2, with protein sequence MSQALKATFSGFKKEQRRLGIPKNPWLWTEQQVCQWLLWATNEFSLVNVNLQRFGMTGQVLCNLGKERFLELAPDFVGDILWEHLEQMIKENQEKTEDQYEENSHLNSVPHWINSNSLGFGVEQAPYGMQTQNYPKGSLLDGLCPAASAPSTLGPEQDFQMFPKARLNTVSVNYCSVSRDFPGGNLNLLSSSSGKPGDHESPENGAGADSFESSESLLQSWNSQSSLLDVQRVPSFESFEDDCSQSLCLNKPTMSFKDYIQERSDPAEQGKPVIPAAVLAGFTGSGPIQLWQFLLELLSDKSCQSFISWTGDGWEFKLADPDEVARRWGKRKNKPKMNYEKLSRGLRYYYDKNIIHKTSGKRYVYRFVCDLQNLLGFTPEELHAILGVQPDTED encoded by the exons ATGAGTCAAGCCTTAAAAGCTACCTTCAGTGGCTTCAAAAAGGAGCAGCGCCGCCTCGGCATCCCAAAGA ATCCCTGGCTGTGGACTGAGCAGCAGGTGTGCCAGTGGCTTCTCTGGGCCACCAACGAATTCAGTCTGGTGAACGTCAACCTGCAGAGGTTCGGCATGACCGGCCAGGTGTTGTGTAACCTTGGCAAGGAGCGCTTTCTGGAGCTGGCACCCGACTTTGTGGGCGACATCCTCTGGGAACACCTGGAGCAGATGATCAAAG aaaaccaggaaaagacagaAGATCAGTATGAAGAAAATTCACACCTCAACTCAGTTCCTCATTGGATTAATAGCAATTCGTTAG GTTTCGGCGTGGAGCAGGCGCCCTATGGAATGCAGACGCAGAACTACCCCAAAGGCAGCCTCCTGGACGGCCTGTGTCCGGCAGCCTCCGCGCCCAGCACGCTTGGTCCTGAGCAGGACTTTCAGATGTTCCCCAAGGCTCGTCTCAACACCGTCAGCGTCAACTACTGCTCCGTCAGCCGGGACTTCCCGGGCGGCAACTTGAATCTGCTCTCCAGCAGTTCTG GCAAGCCCGGAGACCACGAGTCCCCTGAGAACGGCGCTGGCGCCGACAGCTTCGAGAGCTCGGAGTCGCTGCTGCAGTCCTGGAACAGCCAGTCGTCCCTGCTGGACGTACAGCGGGTGCCCTCCTTCGAGAGCTTCGAGGACGACTGCAGCCAGTCCCTCTGCCTCAACAAGCCGACCATGTCCTTCAAGGACTACATCCAGGAGAGGAGCGACCCGGCCGAGCAAGGCAAACCAGTCATACCAGCGGCCGTGCTGGCCGGCTTCACAG GAAGTGGACCTATCCAGTTGTGGCAGTTTCTCCTGGAATTGCTCTCCGACAAATCCTGCCAGTCCTTCATCAGCTGGACCGGGGACGGGTGGGAGTTTAAGCTGGCGGACCCCGACGAG GTGGCCCGCCggtggggaaagaggaaaaacaagccCAAGATGAACTACGAGAAGCTGAGCCGGGGTTTGCGCTATTACTACGACAAGAACATCATCCACAAGACGTCAGGGAAGCGCTACGTGTACCGCTTCGTGTGCGACCTGCAGAACTTGCTGGGCTTCACGCCCGAGGAGCTGCACGCCATCCTGGGCGTCCAGCCGGACACGGAGGACTGA